The nucleotide window CCCGTATCCCACATAGGAAAAATATACAACCTTCTTTCAACAGAGATAGCAAACCAAATAAGCGAAGAAATAGAAGAAATACGAGAAGTATACGTTAGACTCTTATCACAGATAGGGCAGCCAATAGACGAACCAAAATGCGTAAGCGTCCAGACAATACCACACGAAAATCAAAACCAAAAGAAAGTTCAACCAACAATAAAAGCAATAGTTGAAGACAACCTCGAAAACATAAACAAAATATCAGAAAAAGTAATCAACGGAGAACTAAAAACATTCTAAACCAAAAAACCTCCAATCACCCAAAAAACCCCTTTCAATAAACAAAAAAACTATAAATTAATTGAAAGGGGCTATTTAACAAAAAATCCAGTAAAGTTAAATTTCTATAAAATTATTAGTTATGAGACTGGTGGCAAGTTTTGATTAAATGTATATGCGATGGCAAACACAGGGTTCCAGCCCTCGCAGTAGACATAATCATAGTTAACTCAAAAAACTTAGTTCTAATCAAGAGAGCTAGTGACCCATATAAAGGAATGTGGGCTCTTCCAGGTGGATTCATAAAAGAAGGAGAAACACTGGAAGAAGCAGCACAACGAGAAGCATTAGAAGAAACAAACCTCAAGGTAGACATAAAAAAAACCATCGATGTATATTCAGACCCCAAACGAGACCCCAGAGGCCATGTATTCTCAATAACGGTAGCGGGAATAACCAGAGGGACACCAAAACCTGATACCGACGCCAAGGAAGCAAGATGGTTCAACATCAACGACCTACCTAAACTAGCTTTCGATCACCAAGAAATAATAAATGATTATTTAAACAAGGAGCGGAGGAATTAATTATGGAGTTTTGTTCAGAATGCGGAAGCATGATGATGCCCGATGATGGGTTATTCAAATGTAGAAGTTGCGATGTAGTTATGGAGATAAAAGAAGACTATAAATACACTGAGAACCAAGAAGACAACGAAATACCGGTGATTGAAGACGGAAACTCAAACGTACTGCCAACAGTTGAAGAAAAATGTCCAGAATGTGGACACAACAAAGCCGGTTGGTGGCTAAGACAACTAAGAAGTGCCGACGAATCAGAAACACGGTTCTTCAGGTGTTTAGAGTGTCAATTCACATGGAGAGAATACGACTAAAAAAACTCTACATCCCAAACCCACCTTCAAGGTTTTAATAAAATTAAATATATTTGAGTATGGCTGGTGTAATTAATGGCATTTAAAGCAAGCATAAAAACAGGGAAACTTAAGGAATCACTTGATGCAGTCGGAAGACTAGTAGATGAAATAAAACTGAACATTGAAGAAGATGGATTGAACTCAAAAGCAGTAGATCCAGCAAACGTCGCTATGTCTATCCTAACCATCCCAAAAAAAGAATTCGAGTCCTACGACCACACCGAAGACATGACAATAGGTATAGACCTAAACAGAATAGACGATATCCTATCACTCGCTTCAAGCGAAGACATACTAGAACTAGAGACCGATGACGGCTCAATGATGAAAATAAAAGTATCCGGGTTCGAATACGACATCTCATTAATAGACCCCTCAACAATAAGAAAAGAACCAAACATACCTGACCTCGACCTCCCAGCAGAGATAGTACTAGACGGCCAGAGAATACAACGAGCAATCAAAGCAACCGAAAAAATAAGCGACTACATAGTAATCTCAACAGAAAACGACTCATTAGTAATAACAGGAGAAGGAGACACAGACAGCGTTCGAATAGCACTAAACGAAGAAGACCTAATAAAAATCGAGTCAACAGAAGACGCAAGATCACTCTTCAGCCTAGACTACCTATCAGATATGAGCAAATCAATACAAAAAGCCCCAGAAGTAACAATGAACCTAGGAACCGACTATCCAATACTATTCAAATTCAACATAACAGGAAGCAACATCGAATACCTACTTGCCCCAAGAATCGAGTCCGAGTAAACCAATCCACCCACACAAAAAATAGGATAGGTTTTTTCTTGAAATATTCTAGATAAAAACCGCTTCAAAAGCGGAGGAAACAAAAAAAAGATGGAGGAAAGGCTAGCAAAATACCCCTTCCTCCCTGAAACCCAAACCTACGTCAGGGAGGCTGGTTTCGACATAAACGAATTAATAGAAAACCCAGCCTACACCAGAGAACGCAAATACGCAGTACAGAGAATAACCAACGCAATCAAAAACAAACAAAACAACAAAACAACAGAACCACACATCGAAATACTTTCATACCCAATCTCCAGACTAATTGTAAGCTGCATAAACGACCACTACCTAAACAACAAAATAGCACTACACGAATCCAAAAAATTCCACCACAGAATGCAAAAAGAAAAACCAGAAACAATCAAACACATAGCCCAAGGACTAAAAATAAACACAACAACACAACACAAACAAAACAAAACACAATACCAAATACACTTCACCGACTACCTCAAACACACCAAAAAAATCAACGAAAAAACCTGGAAACTCATAAACCAAAACATAAAAAACGGAAAAATAACACTCCAAAAACAAGAACTACATAGACTACTACAAGAAGCAATCAAAAACAAAATACTAAACGAACTCCCCCTAGACGTAGCAAAAACAATATGCCAAAAACTCAAAAAACAAACCCAAAAAATCGAAAAAACACTAGAAAAAAAGAAAAACCAACTATCAATAGACAAAAACCTACCCATAAAACAAAAAAGCTTCCCACCCTGCATAAAAACCCTAATAAAACGATCCAACAAAGGCGAAAACCTATCCCACACAGATAGATTCACACTAGTATCATTCCTAATAAACATCGGAATGAATACACAAGAAGTACTAAACGTATTCAAAAAATCCCCAGACTACAACGAAGAAAAAACAAAATACCAAATAAACCACATCGCCGGAAGAGAAAAAACAAAATACACACCACCCTCATGCAAAACCATGAAAACCTACAACATCTGCCAAGAACCAGAAGGAATCTGTCAAAAAGTATCACACCCCCTAGGATACTACAGATGGAAAATAAAAAAAACCCAAACAAACCAAAACCAAACAAAAAACAAAAAATAAACAAAACCAAACAACCACAAACAACCTAAAATAAAACCTATTAAAAAGGAGCAAAAAAAAGAAAATGAGGCTTAGAACAAAAAAATTCCTCAAAGAAAGCTTCCAAAAATATTACTCCAACCCCGACCTACATCTCCCTCCAAAACCAAAACAACGTGAATGGGGATTCATACACATAGACGAAGGATATCCAGAAAAAATCACAATGAAAAGACATAGAGCATTCAACAACCAACAAGGCCTCAAAGAATATCTAAAGTCAATGGCTCCAGCACACACATACTATTCCTCAGCATATTACAAAACACCAAACGCAAAAACAATGGACGAAAAACAATGGACAGGAGCCGACCTCATATTCGATTTAGATGCAGACTACATAGCCAGCTCCAAACTAACATACAAAGAAATGTTACATGAAGTCAAAAAAGAAGCCGACAAACTGATAAACACATATCTAACCAAAGACCTTGGCTTCAACCCCCAAAAAATCCAACTAGTTTTTTCAGGCGGCCGAGGCTACCACATACACGTATACGACAAATCAATAAAGAAATTAGGCAGTGCAGAAAGAAGAGAAATAATAGATTACATATCTGGAAAAGGCCTTTCACCAATAAAAGAAAGAAGCGATAAACAAAACGAAGAAATAATCGAATACCTAGAACTCAAAAACCTCGGAAACAACTGGGATCAAAGAATAACCACATGGATATACCAAGAACTACCAAAAAAACTAGAATCAACAACCAAAGAAAAAGGAATAGAGTTCCTAAAACAACTAGATGGCGTTGGAGAAAAAAAGGCCAAAAGACTACATAAATTCTTCACACACCCAGAAAGAGTCAAAAGAGCAAATAAAACAAGAAACCTAAACATGGTTCGTGGTGTTAAAAAAGACATATGGAGCCAGATAATAGATATGGCAACCGATAAATATGGTATAAACGCCGACGAACCTGTAACAAGCGACATAAAACGATTAATACGACTACCTGGATCACTACACGGAGGAACAGGCCTACAAGTAAAACCAATAAAAATAAACGAAATAAAAGATTTCCATCCACTAAAAGACGCAGTAGTATTCGAAGACAACCCAGTTAAAATAAAAACAAAAAAAGACTACGAAATAACAATAAAAAACACCGAAATCACATTAACCAAACATACCATTAAAGAAATCCCAGAATACGCAGCAGTCTTCCTAGCAGCCAAAGGAATAGTAGAGGTGGAAGGATGGTAGACTTCGACAAACTAAGAGACATACAAAAAGAAGAAAACCGAACAGAAGAACTACTTAAACTAAATAAAAATTTCTACAAAAACGTCGGAGAATACCTAAAAGACCTAGAAGAAGAAATAGAAAGACAAGACGGAAAAGCCAAACTAATACTAAGAGACGAATTCGACAGCTCAATACAAGTCATGGAAAACATATTCCACAGACGAATCGGAAAAATAATCGCATTATCAACAAGACACCTACAAAACGAAAACCCCAACACAGACAAAATGCTACCAATAGAAAAAAAAATATACAAATCACTCTGCAACGACCTCAAAACAGCAAAAAACAAAGTACTAACAAAAATAAACCCCAAAAAACAAAGTACTAACAAAAAACAAACCGAAAACAATGGACAAAAAACAAAAAACAAACCGGAAAAACAAAACAAAACTACTCAAAAAACCAATCAACAAGAAAAAACAACAAAAAAACCGGAGAAAACTTTTAATAATTCACAACACTCATATACTGTAGTTAGAATATTAGATAATTTTCCGAGATTTGTTTCTTCGGACCATAGGACACATCACCTTTCAAAAGAAGACATAGTCTGTATTCCAAATAACGATGCAGAAGTCCTGATGGAACGAAAAATAGCTAAAAAAATTAAGATAAGGTGAATAATTATGAAGATGCCTAGAAGGATTAGAACTCACTGCCCGTTCTGCAACAGCCATGAAGAACATGAAATCGAAAAAGTAAGGAAAGGAAAACCAAGCGAGATGAAGTGGGGGCAAAGACAGTTCAGAAGAGTAACAAGTGGATACCGAGGATATCCAAGACCACTACCAGTCGGAGATAAACCAACCAAAAAAGTCGACCTCCGATACCGATGCACGGAATGCAACAAATCCCATACAAGAGAAGGATTCCGTACATCCAGACTTGAACTAGAGGGATAAAATGAAAACAAGAAGTAAATTTATAAAAGTAAAATGCAAAGACTGTGAAAACCAACAAGTAATCTTTAACAAAGTATCAAACGACGTAGAATGCAGAATCTGTGGCCGAACACTAGCCATACCCACCGGAGGACTTGCCGAACTAAAATCAAAGGTGGTAGAAGAGGTTGACTAACAACCAAAACGATTACCCAGAAGTAGGCGAACTCGTCGTATGCCGAGTATCCAACGTCGTAGACTTCGGAGCATTCGTAGAACTAGAAGAATACGGCAATAAAGAAGGATTAATACACATATCAGAACTCGCCTCCGGCTGGATAAAACACATAAAAGACCACGTACAAGAAGAACAAAAAGTAGTCTGCAAAGTACTCGAAGTAAACCCCAAAAAACAACAAATAAACCTCTCACTCAAAGATGTCAACGAACACCAAAAAAGACAGAAAATACAAGACTGGAAAAACGAACAAAAAGCAGAAAGATGGATCGAGTTCGTAGCAGAAAAAACAGATTCAGATAAAGAAAAAATAAAACAAAAAATAACAAACAAAACAATCGACGACTACGGAGGCCTAATGTACCCAGTGTTCGAAGAAGTAGCACTAGAAGGCACAACCCCATTAACAAAAAGGGGAATAGACCAAGAATTAGCAGAAACCTTCGAAGAAATAGCAAAAGAAAACGTCGAAATACCATACGTCGACATAACCGGATATCTAGAACTAAAAGCCAGAAACTCAAACGGCGTAGAAAAAATCAAAAAATCACTCAAAGAAGGAAACAAAATAGAAAAAGACAACGCAAAAATAAAAATAAGCTACATAGGCGCTCCATACTACCGAGTAAAAATAAACGCACCAGACTACAAAACAGCAGAAACAATACTCGAAGAAGTAACAAACAAAGTACTCAAAAAAATAGAAGAACAAGGCGGAGAAGGCAAATTCCATAGAGAAATAGAGGAGGCAGAATAAATGCAGACACATATAAACTACCTAAACGAAATCAACCTAAACAACCCAATACTAATCGAAGGATTACCAGGAGTCGGACACATCGGAAAACTCGCAGCAGAACACCTAGTAGACGAATTAGAAGCAGAAAAAACAGCAGAAATATTCTCACCCTACCTACCACCCCAAGTAATAGTACAAGACGACGGAATCGCCCGACTCGTCCGAATCGAAATATACACCGCAGAACTCGAAAACAACAAAAACGACGTAATACTAGTAGTAGGAGACCACCAAAGCGTAGAAAACACCGGACACTTCGAAATAACAGAAAAAATACTAGACATAGCAACAGAAAACAACGTCCAAACAATATACACAATAGGAGGACTCGCCACAGGCGAAATGTCCGACACACCAGAAATATACGGCGCAGTAAACGAACACTACCCAAAACAAAAACTAGAAGAAAAAGGCGTCAAATTCGAACAAGGAAAACCAAAAGGCGGAATAATAGGCGCATCAGGACTCCTACTAGGACTAGGAAACCAAAAAGAAATACCAGCAACATGCCTAATGGGAGAAACAAGCGGATACATCGTAGACCCAGCAAGCGCCCAAAAAGTACTACGAATACTCTCCGAAATGCTCGAAATCGAAATAGACACAAAAAAACTCGAAGAAAGAGCAGAAGAAATGGAAGAAGTAGTCTCAAAACTAAAACAAAGATACCAAGAAGAACAACAACAACCACAACCAACAGGCGACGACCTACGATACATCGGATAAAACAAAAAAACTGGGCCTAAAACATGCAGATAAAAAACTGCCAAAAATGCCAGCTATCCAAAAACAGAACAAACATAGTAACCGGCCAAGGCCCCAAAAACGCCGAAATAATGATCATAGGCGAAGCACCAGGAAAACAAGAAGACAAAAAAGGCAAACCATTCGTAGGCAAAGCAGGCAAAATACTAAACCAAACACTCAAAAACACAGGAATACAAAGAAAAAACACCTACATAACCAACATCATCAAATGCCGACCACCCAAAAACAGAGACCCCAAAAAAAAAGAAATGGAAGCCTGCAAACAACACCTAAAAAAACAAATCAAACAAATCAACCCCACATACATAATCTGCCTAGGAAGAATCGCCTCACAAAGAATAACAGGCCAAAAAATAACACTCAAAAACAAACACGGAACATTCCTAAGAACAAAAAAAGAATACGGAAAAAAGAAAACATACATAACATACCACCCAGCAGCAACAATATACAACAAAAACCTAAAACAAACAATCCAAGAAGACCTAAAAAAATTCACCCAAATACAAACACTAGGAAAATAAAAACACCAAAACAGCCATAACAACAAACCCCACAAACCAACATAACACTTATTTTAACTCTAACTACATATTTCCAGAGACAAACCCATCATTTCATCCAAAAATCAAACCCAACACCCCCTCAAGAAGCAAGCACATCAAGACAAACAAGTAACAAAGGATTTATCAAATAACTATAAACCCATAATCACCCTCTAAATCCTCATAAAAACCTTTTTTTAGAAACCGATTGTGATTGCAAAATAGTTTTGTGCTATCAAAATTAAAAAAATAAATCCAACAAATATCTTAAATATATCGTTGACATCCTTAAACAAAAACCCTGACCCCATATACCCAAATACTCCATCTGCAAAAATTAATGCAGAAAACAACAAAGCAACCAATCCACCTACCAGAGACAATAAATCTATCAAAAAACTACCTCCTCAAATATCTCAATCTTTATATACATATTAAATTACCTTGATTTAAACCTATTATTATAGGTATCTATTTAATTAATTGGTATTTATAGTTATCTATAGCCTTTAGATTGATTAAAAAAAATTAGGGTGGTTGAGAAAGCTTTAAAATCTTTCTCAAGAACTCCCACCCTACAAACCATTAGGTTTTGTAGGTGAAGAGGTCAGGTTATAACATTTGGTTTAGGTTTAGTGTTTTGTCGGTTTTTTCTATCGATTTAGTTGAGTCCTTCTCTAGTTCCATCATTGCTCTTATTGCATCGATGTTTTCAGGTACAACATCGGATTCTTGGTGTACAGCCTGGAAGTAATACAATTCATTGTCTTTGATAACTACTGAGTCACGCCAGACAGGTATCTCCCATACATCATTTCTAGGTCTTCCTGCATCTCGGGCAAGCTCGATTATTTGGGCAGTTGACTTAACACCAATATCTTCATCCACAAAAGTAACTCTAGGTGTTTCCTCTAACACCTCAATTATATCATTAGGTTTTACATCGGTTTCGGATAACTCAACGTTTATTGAATGGAAATGCATTATTGTTGTAGGAACTTTAACAGCCGTTGTGTCTATATCTAGATCTGGTATAACTGTCATTACATCTGGGCCATGGTGGCTAGGTACTTTCATTTTTGGTTTGATAGCGTTTATTGGTCCACGTTCATCCTGTTTTGGATCGCCGCCACGACGTATCATTGTCGCTCTTACCTTATCTATACCAAACTCTCTTTTTATTGGGTAGAGTGTTCTGCATAAAGCCGTCGTGTTACAAGAAACAACACGTGTTTCATCTCGTCCATATGCATCTATATAATTCACCAATGAATTGAATGAAAAACCAGCTACCTCATGGTCTTCTCCACCCTGGTATATCGCTTTAACATCCATTTCTTGATATAACTCACTGTTTTTAGCTCCAACACCACCAGGTGTACAATCAACAATTATATCAGATTGTTCTATTAATTCCTCTAAACCGCCCTTGACATCCATACCCTTCTCCCTAAAATTAGGCAACCTCTCAGAAACCGCACAATAAAGAGGATAACCACGATCCAACGCCAACTTACTTTCATAGTTAGGAGAAGTCTTCGAAACACCAACAACCTCCATATCATCTTGAAGGGCTACAGCATCTGCAATTCTCTTACCAATAGTTCCAAAACCATTTATTCCAACTTTACAATTCATAAAAAACCTCCAAAATATAAACAAAAATCATCATCAAAATATCTTTTCTACACCAATTTAACTCTTTATCAAACCAACCTCCCCGACCGTTGAAATAATAAAACATATTTAGATTACCCAGTCCACACTATCTCAATCTAAAAAACTCTCACCATGAATAAATAAAGTTTTATCCCCCCAACCTACTGGGATATAGAATATCTCTATCCTTTTTCAGGCCTTATACACCACTTCTTATTAGGGAGAAGTGAATGTCGCCAACAAAATCTATCAAAATAAAAAATAGTTATATGTTCGGCTTAACTACCATAAAAATTTAATTTATAAATATTTCCGGTTGGAATGGTTAGTTTTTTGTTTTTTTGGCAATTAGTTTTCTTGATGTTATCTTAACTCAGACCCTATAAATCTCCCTCTCTTCAGACTGGAGAAGGGATGTCACATGTATTTAGTTGGGGGATGAGTCTAAATAGTTTAAGAAGTAATTTTCTTTAGAAATACCTGGTTTTGGGTTTAAGTATGAATGATGAGTTTAGAAGTTTATTTCCATTGACGAGTGATGTGGTGTATCTGGATAGTGCTGCAACCAGTTTGACTCCAACCTCTGTTTTAGAGGAGATGAATGATTATTACAATAAATATTGTGCTAATATTGATCGTGGTGTGCATCATCTATCTAAATTGGCTTCACATCGATATGGAGATACGCATAAAAAGATTGGAGAATTGATTGGTTGTAGTGGCAAAGAGGTGGTTCTTACAAAAAACACAACTGAAGCGATAAATCAGGTTGCGTTTGGATTAGATTGGAGTAAAAATGATCATGTTATAACGACAGTTATGGAGCATCATTCAAATTTTGTTCCTTGGTTACGGCTTAGGGAAAAAGGAGTTAAAGTTGACGTTATTGGCATTAAAAATGGCCAGATCGACCTAAATGAATTAAAAAATAAAATAACTTCAGAAACACGTTTGATAGCTATTTGTCATGCATCAAATGTGTTAGGCACCATAAATCCAGTGATAGAAATAGGTAAGATCTGTAGAGAAAACGATATATTATATTTGGTTGATGGAGCCCAATCAACCCCACACCTACCAATAGATGTACAAAAAATAGGCTGCGATTTCTATAGTTTTTCAGGCCACAAAATGTTAGGGCCAACAGGAATTGGAGCTTTATACTGTAAACAAAAACATCAAGAGAAACTCAAACCTTTAATGGTGGGTGGTGGAAATGTATCTAATGTCACAAAAACTGGATACACACTAAAAAAAGGTTACCATAGATTAGAGGCAGGTACACCGAACATAGCTGGCGCCATAGGACTAACAAAAGCAATCCAAATCCTCAACGAAATTGGACTTAAAAACATAAGAAAACATGAAGAAAAACTAAATAAAACATTGATTGACGAACTACGGAACTTAGATGGCTTAAATATACTAAACCCAGATATAGACAGAACAGGTGTAATATCATTCACAATAAAAGGAAAAGACCCTCACAAAATCGCTTTACAACTAGACCAAAAAAACATAATAGTAAGGTCCGGAAACCATTGCTCCCAACCATTAGTAGAACACTACAACTACGACAAAGTAATAAGAACCTCTCACTACATCTACAACACCCAAAAAGAAATAAAAACACTCTGCAAAGAACTAAAAAAACTCATCTAACAAAAACAAAAAAACCATAAAAAAATTTTAATTAAAGATGTTTCAATGTTTTTTAAGGGAACCAAAAATGGTTCTAGTGATATCTAATGACAAACAATAAAAACCGTAGAATAAAGATTCGTGAAGCTGTCCCTAACGATGCTGAAGAAACAGCTCCCTTAATTCTTAATGCATTCGATACCGAAAGAGAGTTATTAGGAAAAAACCATGAAGAACGTATTAAAACACTAAAAAAATTATTTAAAAAAACCAAAAACCGCGTAACATACCAAGATACCTATATTGCTGAAATAAACAATGAAACAGCAGGTGTCTTAATCTCATTCCAAGGAGATAAACTATCTCAAAAAAACCGATACACATTCCTACATCTCATATTAACAAAAAACCCAATCCAATTAATCCGAACAATCTACATATACCTCAAACAGATAAGCCAAATGGCCTCCTTCGAAGAAACAAAAAAAGACGAAATGTATATAGCCTGCCTATCAGTCCACCCAAAACACAGAAGAAAAGGAATTGCAGAAAAACTACTAAAACACCACGAAAAAACAGCAAAACAAAAAGGATACAAAAAATCCAGCCTATGCGTACACGGAAAAAACCATCCAGCAATAAACCTATACCACAAAAAAGGATACAAAGAGAAAAACAAAATCCAAGCAGATGGAATAAAAATAATCAAAATGACAAAAAACATAAAAAACCAATAAAAACCACTAAATACCAAACAAAAAAATAACCCAACCTCCAAACCAAAACCCAGCCATATAAAAAAATAGAACCCTTCAATCGCTAAATAAAATAGGTATTAAAGCCTGAATTAAGATAAAAAACTAATTAGATATACCCTCCATTCCAAAACTAAAGTAAAAAGGGTTTTAAAGGTTGGTATTGGAGAGGGGGTTTTTTGTTTTTATGATAGTTTTTTTAATAGTTTTTTTATGTCTCTTTGTTTTTTGTCTGTTGGTTTTGGGCCTGTGAGGTTTTCGGTAAATGTTTTTCTTTGTTCTTTGTAGAATATGCCGATTGGTATTCTGTCTTCTTGGTAGGTTGCTTCTTTCCAGGCAAGTTGTTTATTTGTTGGGTCGTGGTCTGATTCGGTTAGTTTTACTACTCTATCGTTGTAGTAGTCCCATGTGTTGTAGAAGGCTACGCATGGTTGCAGCATCTCGATTACAGAGAATCCTTTGTGTCTCACTGCTTTTTTAAAGGTCTCTTTAAAGTGTTTTCTTTCTCCTGAATAGCATCTTGCTATGAAGGAGGCGTTGGATCCTATTAGTAGGTGTAGTGGGTTTAACGGTTCTTCAGGAGAGCCTTCTGGCGTGGATTTGCCTTTAAATCCTTTTGGTGATGTGGGGCTAAACTGGCCGGTGGTTAGGGCGTATACACGGTTGTTATGTATTATTATGGTTGCGTCGAGATTTCTTTTTGCAGCATGGATAAGATGGCTAACTCCCTCGTTAAGTATATCGCCATCTCCAGCAAACCCAATTACAGTTAGGTCTGGGTTAGCTATCTTGACACCCATTAAAACTGGTGGGACTCGTCCATGTAATCCATAAAAACCATTTAGATCGAGATAATCAAATATCTTGGCGTGACAACCGATACCAGCTGAAATAACGATGTCTTTTTTCATATAATCTTTATTGAAT belongs to Methanonatronarchaeum sp. AMET-Sl and includes:
- a CDS encoding cysteine desulfurase; translation: MNDEFRSLFPLTSDVVYLDSAATSLTPTSVLEEMNDYYNKYCANIDRGVHHLSKLASHRYGDTHKKIGELIGCSGKEVVLTKNTTEAINQVAFGLDWSKNDHVITTVMEHHSNFVPWLRLREKGVKVDVIGIKNGQIDLNELKNKITSETRLIAICHASNVLGTINPVIEIGKICRENDILYLVDGAQSTPHLPIDVQKIGCDFYSFSGHKMLGPTGIGALYCKQKHQEKLKPLMVGGGNVSNVTKTGYTLKKGYHRLEAGTPNIAGAIGLTKAIQILNEIGLKNIRKHEEKLNKTLIDELRNLDGLNILNPDIDRTGVISFTIKGKDPHKIALQLDQKNIIVRSGNHCSQPLVEHYNYDKVIRTSHYIYNTQKEIKTLCKELKKLI
- a CDS encoding GNAT family N-acetyltransferase → MTNNKNRRIKIREAVPNDAEETAPLILNAFDTERELLGKNHEERIKTLKKLFKKTKNRVTYQDTYIAEINNETAGVLISFQGDKLSQKNRYTFLHLILTKNPIQLIRTIYIYLKQISQMASFEETKKDEMYIACLSVHPKHRRKGIAEKLLKHHEKTAKQKGYKKSSLCVHGKNHPAINLYHKKGYKEKNKIQADGIKIIKMTKNIKNQ
- a CDS encoding thiamine pyrophosphate-dependent enzyme — protein: MSFDLETDATNTWCPGCGNFSVLRGIKEGLGDLFNKDYMKKDIVISAGIGCHAKIFDYLDLNGFYGLHGRVPPVLMGVKIANPDLTVIGFAGDGDILNEGVSHLIHAAKRNLDATIIIHNNRVYALTTGQFSPTSPKGFKGKSTPEGSPEEPLNPLHLLIGSNASFIARCYSGERKHFKETFKKAVRHKGFSVIEMLQPCVAFYNTWDYYNDRVVKLTESDHDPTNKQLAWKEATYQEDRIPIGIFYKEQRKTFTENLTGPKPTDKKQRDIKKLLKKLS